A portion of the Bacillus sp. es.034 genome contains these proteins:
- a CDS encoding hemolysin family protein, translated as MDDIPLNSLVLLGALILLSAFFSSAETAYSSVNKIRLKNFVSEGRRGSIKAHYIAENFDKALSTILVGNNIVNIAAASISAKLATDIFGGNTGLVISTFVMTLLILIFGEILPKSLAKENAETYSLTISGVLFFLIKVLTPINFFFIKLKELVSKFFSKDHEMPSVTEEELKVMLDISEEEGVIDKEERELIHRSMDFDDILATEVLTPRIDVKAVEVNQPIEEIKEMFFEERFSRIPVYEDHIDNIIGILSEKEFFTHLIKFGEVSIRELIREPMFIFESVKISSLLTKLQKNNVHMAIVVDEFGGTTGIITLEDILEEIVGEIWDEQDEKTHSMRKISDKEYRFDSQYQLDEFTELLDVPEPESSYHTLGGWVVESFEDLPSEGDSFDYENLKVSVEEVDNRRVRTIKVEILEEKTGDLV; from the coding sequence TTGGACGATATACCACTGAATTCATTAGTATTACTGGGAGCATTAATCCTTTTATCTGCCTTTTTCTCATCGGCGGAAACGGCTTACTCAAGCGTAAATAAGATCAGACTTAAGAATTTCGTAAGTGAAGGCAGAAGAGGAAGCATTAAAGCGCATTATATTGCTGAGAATTTTGACAAAGCCCTGTCTACGATATTAGTTGGAAACAATATCGTGAACATCGCGGCAGCTAGTATTTCAGCAAAGCTTGCGACAGATATTTTCGGAGGGAACACGGGTCTCGTCATCAGTACGTTTGTTATGACGCTGTTAATTCTGATTTTCGGAGAAATCCTCCCGAAATCATTGGCTAAAGAAAACGCAGAAACGTATTCCCTGACCATATCCGGCGTGCTTTTTTTCTTAATCAAGGTCCTTACACCGATCAACTTCTTTTTTATTAAATTAAAGGAGCTGGTATCGAAATTCTTCTCGAAAGATCACGAGATGCCGTCTGTCACAGAGGAAGAGTTAAAGGTGATGCTTGATATTAGTGAAGAAGAAGGAGTCATCGATAAAGAAGAAAGGGAGCTGATCCATCGCTCCATGGACTTTGATGATATCCTAGCTACCGAGGTCCTGACTCCCCGTATTGATGTCAAGGCCGTTGAAGTGAATCAGCCGATTGAAGAAATCAAAGAAATGTTCTTTGAAGAACGTTTTTCGCGGATTCCTGTGTATGAGGATCATATAGATAATATTATCGGAATTCTCTCGGAAAAAGAGTTCTTTACTCACTTGATCAAGTTCGGTGAAGTAAGCATACGTGAATTGATCCGCGAGCCAATGTTTATTTTTGAATCTGTTAAAATCTCTTCCCTTCTTACTAAGCTTCAAAAGAACAATGTGCACATGGCCATTGTAGTGGATGAATTTGGTGGAACCACCGGAATCATCACCCTAGAAGATATCCTGGAAGAGATTGTAGGGGAAATCTGGGATGAGCAGGATGAGAAAACTCATTCCATGAGGAAAATAAGCGATAAAGAATATCGATTCGATTCCCAATATCAATTGGATGAATTTACAGAGTTACTCGACGTACCAGAGCCTGAAAGCTCTTACCATACACTTGGTGGATGGGTCGTTGAAAGCTTCGAAGACCTCCCATCAGAAGGTGATAGCTTCGATTATGAAAACTTAAAGGTGAGCGTTGAAGAAGTGGATAACCGCCGGGTACGCACAATCAAAGTGGAAATCTTAGAAGAAAAAACCGGAGACCTGGTTTAA
- a CDS encoding MerR family transcriptional regulator: MYRIGELSKLSEVSKRTIDYYTKMGLLKCGRSRNNYRYYHEEALADLKLIEQCQQMKMTLHEIKDRMILLKSNQVDQSVLEKQVKHIRNEMKHLHNELHEVLQAMDTLGDEDKKRMLKQVSPQALALFQTLMVFSG; encoded by the coding sequence TTGTATCGGATAGGCGAGCTGTCGAAGTTAAGTGAAGTATCAAAGCGAACGATTGATTATTACACGAAAATGGGTTTGTTAAAATGCGGCAGGTCCCGTAATAATTATCGATATTATCATGAAGAGGCATTAGCTGACTTAAAACTGATTGAACAATGTCAGCAGATGAAAATGACCTTACATGAAATCAAAGATCGTATGATTTTATTGAAATCAAATCAGGTGGATCAATCCGTGCTTGAAAAGCAGGTAAAACATATACGAAATGAAATGAAGCATTTGCATAATGAATTGCATGAAGTCCTGCAGGCGATGGATACATTAGGGGATGAAGATAAGAAGCGCATGTTGAAGCAGGTTTCCCCACAGGCTTTAGCCTTATTTCAAACATTAATGGTTTTTTCTGGTTAA
- a CDS encoding YjdJ family protein, whose protein sequence is MSIKYWSQIGIGLLVLGFSTLVSWYEGSALLDHSWEWRYSAPFSEMVHGSVTGSSDIVALDFFVYAAKFTPLYPGMMIISTSYLFILIGFRLFKQTGFRIFLALLGAIYITLGVIISSSPTAGGNTLFWLFLVVGLLMIVAACVIHVVPFLRLRRPYNQ, encoded by the coding sequence ATGTCTATTAAATATTGGTCACAGATAGGAATCGGATTGCTTGTCCTCGGTTTTTCGACTTTGGTTAGTTGGTATGAGGGGAGTGCTTTGTTGGATCATTCCTGGGAGTGGAGGTATTCGGCTCCTTTTAGTGAGATGGTTCATGGAAGTGTGACTGGTTCGAGTGATATTGTAGCCCTTGATTTCTTTGTATATGCGGCGAAGTTCACGCCACTCTATCCGGGGATGATGATAATCAGTACCAGCTATCTTTTCATACTGATTGGGTTTAGGTTATTCAAACAAACAGGATTCCGGATTTTCCTCGCTCTACTTGGTGCGATCTATATTACGTTAGGTGTTATCATTTCCTCATCACCTACCGCGGGTGGGAACACATTGTTCTGGTTGTTCCTAGTGGTGGGATTATTGATGATAGTAGCAGCTTGCGTCATTCACGTAGTTCCATTCTTACGATTAAGAAGGCCTTACAACCAATAG
- a CDS encoding nucleotidyltransferase family protein — translation MIKSEHDIFELVKKDTWMMNILKTAQTLNLPDWWICAGFVRTKVWDTLHGYSNKTNLSDIDLVYFDATNEHFEKYVESRLKEEAPSEPWSVKNQARMHIKNGEEPYTSTIDAVSRFPETATSIALKLNEKNELIIAAPWGIEA, via the coding sequence GTGATCAAGTCAGAACATGATATTTTTGAGCTCGTTAAAAAGGATACATGGATGATGAACATCCTTAAAACTGCACAAACTCTTAATCTTCCCGACTGGTGGATCTGCGCAGGGTTTGTAAGAACGAAAGTGTGGGATACACTGCATGGGTATTCAAACAAAACGAACTTGTCGGATATTGATTTGGTATACTTTGATGCTACAAATGAACATTTTGAGAAATACGTAGAATCCCGATTGAAGGAGGAAGCTCCCTCCGAACCGTGGTCTGTGAAAAACCAGGCAAGGATGCACATCAAAAATGGAGAAGAGCCATATACCTCCACGATTGATGCAGTATCCCGTTTTCCGGAAACCGCTACCTCTATTGCTCTAAAGCTGAATGAGAAGAATGAGCTTATAATCGCAGCGCCTTGGGGGATAGAAGCTTGA